The genomic stretch ATTGTATCCGAGCTTTTAGCGATCCATGCAGGAAGTGACATCCTGGGGAAAACTCTTGAGATGCGACTGAGCATTGAGCAAGCTATTATTCGGCTCGTCTTGCCTTACTGCTGAGGGGGCATCCTCTGCATGAAAGTTAATAACTTGCTTAATGATTTCTGAAGGAAATCACTTAGCAAGCGGCGCCTTTCCCCCGTTGAAGAATCTGTCAGACAGACTGTCGGCTGCTACGAATTCGCACTGAAAACTGCCTCCTTGTCATAAGCCAATAGGAGCActtgagcatttttttaaattcacagCTGGAGGCTGGAGCCTAGAGTTACACTTACAGTACAGCTGAAGCACAGTAGAAAGATGGCAGTGGAGACAGCTGTGCTGGCTTTGTTGCCAGCAAagtccccctcctcctcttgttgTCACAAGTTTTATGTTTGATGTTGCCATTCACAGATTGCTGCATTGTACATTTTACTGGAATGTAAAGTGTTAATTTGTGAtagtttttttccattttttttattttgatatgtatatttattgtaaatTTGCTGTCTGATAGAACCATCTGTGTAAGATGAGGACGCCTTTCTGTTATGTAAAACGTTTATGAGCATCCTTTTGACTCAAATTCAGGAAGATGATAGTTTTGCTTGGTCTGCATGAAATTGATTATGCTCTGTGTGTTCCTTGACTGTGATGCGAGCTGTCTAATGTTACTCCATGCAACAGATAAACAGAACAAATAGGATGTGTTTATTGTCTGAGAAAGACATTGGTTGATGATGGATACCTGGTAATGTTCTCTTTACTTCCTGATGAGTGTGCTGTTCTCTTGGTGGActaaatgaagaaaaagaaaagcgtCCTCATCTTTGCTCTCATTGTTTTTTGCCCTTATGGTGAAACCATCCTCTCTTTATCCTTGAAAAGTACCAGCCTTGTCAATAAAGTTGGCCTCTGGGTTTCCCCtacattgttgttttatttcgtTTTAGTGGCATAATATGAATAATTCTATAAATATTCATACTATTTGATAATAAGGTTGTAATCATAATGGAAACTGTGTTTTTAAACAGAACTGGAGAGTTgtaatcagggtctgaaattaacctttttcctcgcactgaacatttctaccggtcactcattttcttttctctgccacttctgaaatctaggtagaacgctttaacattgtaaacactgaCTCAGGTGTACCAGATtgtagaattatggaatatatcatgtgaCCTTAATCCATGAgtatatttggtaacacttaattttacaggtccgctaatttcatagtaattaggtgataattagcaagtaacctatttgaaatttctttggaataactgccaaattaccccaaaatttacctcaaaatttatcaaaaattactttattataaacatgattcaataagtatatgctaaaatagtatATGATCATTAAAATAAGGCCCTTAGACCCTGTTTTTattggaggtggaaaaccaaaagtaatagaagacacttctgatcagcacAAATCTCACAAtagtgtgacttattgtctacacagatgtaacctggtagctaatgttattaatgtcataattcagggagtttttaaagacatttcaaagaagttatttgctaattataatctatttaccagcagacatggaaatagagcatatcaattaactttgtattattttcctggaaatgtattaaataaacgaccagctattgagaaatagcgcaatataattattaaatgtttataataaagtaattttcaataaatgtataGGTAAATATTagggtaatttagcagtaattccaaagaaatttcaaataggttacttgctaatcacctaattaccatgaatgATGTGTTAccacatatttatttaagataagataagataagatagaactttattaatccagtgaaattcttgtgccagagattgctcaaaaatacaacaaaattacaacaagttcaagtgtataaaatacaagtttataaaataaaaaagtactatttctagcaccagtgcttgatagaataacaattaagtaagatacatttagttaaattagtaaataagataagataagtaaaataaaaaagctaacaaacagaaaaataagtaatattgcacatgttggacattaatattgcacacaatacatttaggctttagaattgctttttaaaaataatatttcttaatataaggaaaacctgtctggcATGCTGGCAGGTGACCTAAAATGTTCAcgtgccacagccaacatttaccgttatttatttggcaggtggcaggtgatCATTTCATTCCCTGGTTGTACCACGTGGGTCAGCCAGAAGATGGTGCTGTTTCCAGCTCAGTTTGTTAGTGTGGTTGCTAGGATACCAGTCGACTGGAGATGCTGCTGTGTTTACATCTAGCTAGATAGATTTACACCTTATGAGCCAAAAGTTCGCCTAAAAAATGACAGACACAGACCTTTATCAGGATGGTCAGAAGCCGAAGGGCGTATTCTCCACTTTAGTGGCCGATGGGGATTGGCTGTACGTTAAAGGAGAGTATAAGAAGGCTACAGACAGCTACACAACGGTGAGTAACGTTATTTAACTAGAACAAACTGAAGCTTTTCATCTTGCTGATAGCTACAGAACATTCTGGAATAAATACTTTATCCAAGGTTGTCAATGTAACTTCAGAATCAGCTTTAATGGCCTTTAAAGTGTTGCTGGGTATGCATTGCCCTCAATGtacacagaaatagacataACAGCTAAGAACAAGGACAACATGGGCATCCATGGATCACTTATATAGAATCTTCTTAACCTTTCTAGGGTACttacttaattattaattattattttctacatgctgttttttttcttcttttttttcttttttctctctctacatttaattaattaattaatttacttattatttatttatttattaattaattaaataattaattaaataatttaaggTTTATATCTTACCACCATGAACAATCTTACTGTAGTACctattacttttaattctaactaacgaattaaattaatttaatttaattaattattatatttgtatgttatcttttctgtaactttacctctAGGGGTGGGAAGAAGGCTGGACCTGCCTCTGTGTGGGAggcgatgtgtatgtgtgtatttatgtatgtacatattaaatattaaatgtaagatatcatttattttttttgtattatggtaccggtgttatgtttttttatgtttgttatgctatgtttggaaaaaaaggaaTACAAAGAATTTTCCAAGAataaggacaacaaagctgggcAAATAAAGGTAGTGGAAATGCAGATGTCTAACATGTGATCTGGCATTGCCCAATGATTACAGAGTTTTGGAAATTACCCAAACTACCTCAGAAATTCAGGGATCCTAAAATGTGGATCTATAGGTGACTTGAGCCCAAATAATTAACTCTGTTAAGCACTTAGTAGGACTACagctggggaaaaaaatgcattttagtaAATAGTAAATCTGAACTCCCTCCCTCACAAAGACATTGTACTTTAGAGAAGATCCTCTGCTATGTAAGGAAAAGATCCATAATGTTTAGGAAGATTTGGGGAGCCGTATAGATGCCTTGACTCAACTCAAATGTGATGGCTGATACTCTATTGGTGTTTTACTTTCATCTGTACCtaatattattttacatcttaacATAGGCATACTTTCAAACTGATGCTTTATACCTTTTTTTATAGTGTGCATTGTACGTTTTTTCATGTGCATTactgttttttctcttttcttttcctcctatttttttgtgtgtgttttgttttaatcagtagacctaatgttaaaaaatgttgaatACAGAACAGCTCTGCCTGCATTTTCACCAATAAAAAAGCATTACAAATAAAGATAGGGGATCAACGAGACTATTATGTAGACATACTGAAAAACAAATAGGTGTAGGCTAAATATAGAAATACATGTAAAAGGACCAACTGCATAGATACAATGtttatatacaagtcaagtgtttctgtaagttgtaaacaataTAAATAGTGAAAAGAAATGCGCAAgttaaaaacaatgtgttttttaactCTGAAAATATAATCAATAATGGCAGTAAGTGGATGTTAACTGATTTGAACTGTTCAACAGAGTGACGGTCTGTGGAAAGAAACTGTTCTTGTGTCTTTTAAAAGCATGTATGAATGACTCGCTTTTGGTCTTTTTGTTTAGGCACTGACTGTAAAGCCTGATGACAAGACCTGCTTTGTTGGCCGATCCAAATGTTACCTGAGGATTGGGCAAGCCGAAAGCGCTTTACAAGATGCAGAGGCTTCACTCAAAGAAGACAAGTCATTTTTCGAGGTGAACTACAgattacaaaaaaatgttaatgCCTGTCATTGTCCAAAAAAATCTTCTTCAACGAAATAGCAGCCCTCAAGTTAACACCCAATGTAAATGTGGGAGAAATTCTAAAAAgtgcaaacatttattttattgtgatttttttagggATTGTACCAGAAGGCAGAGGCATTGTACTACATTGGAGAATTTGAATTTGCGCTGGTGTTTTACCACAGAGGACAAAAGCTACGGCCACAAATACAGGAGTTCAGACTGGGTATCCAGAAAGCACAGGAGGCCATAGAAAAATCTATTGGCAGTAAGTAACTCAGTACTATTTTTCGATTTACACAAAATTATAGTCACAGCATATGAAAATCCTCCTCACAACTAAAACCATTTGTTCTTCTCTGGCATCTTCCAGGCCCTTCCTCTGTAAAACTGAAGATTAAGGGAGATCTGTCATTTCTCCAAAAAGATGAGGAGGTCAGTCTTTGTTGCATTTAACAGGAAAATCTGGAGGTAGAACTGTTGTAAGAATAATTGTAAACATACAAATCTTGTCCAGGAAGACCTGGTAACAATGGATGACTTTCATAGATTGTACAGTTATTTTAAAGTTCATCCCTGACCTCCCTTTTGATGCACAATCTCATGTTTCTGAATGACTGGCGGGTAAAGAGCGCCCAGCCAATTGCTGCTATTCAGAATCTGGCGACGGAggagaaacagcagagccagaAGACCCCTAAGAGTGAGAAGACAACCAAACAACTACTGGGAGAATTTTACAGTGACAAGAAATATCTAGAAAACCTGCTTAAAGATGAAGGTACtatgttatatttttttatattttgcttACTGTTCCTGTTCACACCTCATTGTGCTTTTGTTTCTCTGCATCTTTCATTCACTGGCAGATTTAGTACACTGTAGCTTCCTTCAGTCCTTGCTGTTCAACATGTTTATTTAAACCCACCTACTGTGATGTTTTTTCACTTTTAATAGACTAATATTTAAAACTGTTACACAATGATCTGCAGATTTGGTGAAAGGAAAGATGAAAGGAGGGGAGCGACTGCAGGACGTCATCCAGGGCTGCCTCAAATACCTCGACGGCTGCACCGAGTTCTGGAACCAGGAGAAACCGATCTCTCCTCGGGAAAAGGAGCGTAAACGCAGCAAGCCCCGTCACTGTGCGCCCTCTGAACCTGCTCAGTTTCTGCTGAAGAGCCTGGATGACATTGATGCAGGTAAGGCAGGCTTCTGTCTAAACTGCTTTCCTTCTTAGCCTAGAAAATGCTCACTACATGTTTGTCGTCGTAGAGTTGGCATCTGGAAATTCAGAAGGTAGTCTCAAGAAGGCGAAAAAAGTCATGAGGATGGTGCAGGTCTGGTCAGACAAAGAGATGCCTGATAAGAAGGAAGTTTTGGGCAGCCTGCACAGTTGTATCGGGAACGCCTTGATCGAACTGGGAGACATGGACCAAGCTTTAGAGCATCATCAGAAAGACTTGGAGTTGGCTAAACAGTGGTGAGAATTTGAAGGAATGACACAATTGGGGTGTATGTGTTTTACAACAATGGTTCagtaatgtttcttttcaacaGCAAATTCCCAGATGCGATGTCTAGGGCTCTGGACAACATCGGACGGGTTTATGCCCAAGTTGGACAGTTCAAACAGGCCATTGAGTTGTAAGTACATTATGGAATAACAGCCTCACTTGTGTATTGCCGTTCTTtgcaaaacatgttattttGATGGTAATCCTGCATAGTCACACCTCTCTCTACATTGAAGTATGGCTATTGAAGATTAGTTTATTGgttatttcattttcttttctctgtatgTTTTCAATCCAGCTGGGAGAAGAAGATCCCCCTGGTCCGCAGTGGTTTAGAGAAGACGTGGTTGTTTCATGAGATTGGTCGGTGTTACCTGGAGCTCAGTCACCACGAAGAAGCTCGAGACTATGGCGTCCGTTCAGTTGCTGCGGCCAATGAAATCGCTGATGAGAAATGGCAGATTAATGCCAATGTTTTGGTGGCACAATCAGAACGTATGTTATTTATCTTTCTAATCTCTACATAATCAGTTACTGTGACATGTCAGCTAATTTGCTTGATGTTTAACTTGCTGTTGTCATTGTACAAACTACAGACCTCTGATCAATCAATTCCCTTCTGTTTTTTTAGTAAAACTTGGACACTTTGAATTCTGTGTCTCCCACTTTGAGAGAGCCTTGACCAAAGCCAAACTGCAAGAAGACGACTCTGCCATGAATGTCATTCAGAAGGTTCCCTCGCTGTTGTTATATGCTTCCCTTCACCATCTTTTCAGttccatttaaaacatttttttgatcGCTTACATTTATCATTCTGCTTTCAGGCCCTTGATGAAGCAAAGCTACACCTACCACAGTGAGGATGTCGTCGGTCAAGATTTATGGTGCTTCAGAAAGTTGATATAACAAAAAGAGACCAATAAAAGTTATCAAAGTCATGCAAAAATGCTGCTTAAAATGCATGAACGAGTTCTGATGAAAGCctttgaaacacatttttgataTAAATTGGCTGATGAATAAGACCCAGTATCTGCTTATAGGTCTTGATATTTGGAGTGATAACTTCTCAAATGTCAAAATACAAACAGTCCAGTAtgcaacacaaataaaaaccaaGCACTGGACCTCAGGATTCTCCTTTATAAGATCATACTGTGAAATTCATATTTGGAGCATTGGTCTCACTATAGACAGTAGTGAATTGTGCAAAGGTATACTGTTCTCcgaagtaaaacaaaacatgtatttGGGGAAGTGTTTCAAAGTAATATAATTATACAGAGAAATCTTATCACACACTTTGACATGCAAACTGCAACCCGCCATGAAGTCCTTTTGATAACTTGAAAGTTCCTCATACagagctgcagttgttgcagGGAACTTCCTCTTGTCACATCTCTATTACATCTGGCACCAGCTGGCACACACGGTGTGATTTACATACAGAGGACTGCTTCCTGCAGGGTTTACACTAACATCAGTGTATTGTTTGTGTGTAGATCAGAGACAGTAGAATTAAAATGTATGGTCATTGCCGGTTGTTTGAATGCACCTCCCTTAGTCTGAAATTTTGATAACGAACAAAGCACAATAGTGTATCTTTCAATTAAAAGGATTTGGTCATGTTCCTAAACTGAAGTCTTCATAAATGTTGTTACTGTGTGTTTATCTAAATCACTGTAGTCTTGTTGCTCTTTGTCCCTGAGGCCTAATTTTTCGGATAGGAGTGGCATCATAAATAAAGTTGTGTGGTTTACACCAGCTCAGGGTGTTGATAAtattaatagtattaaatataccaataaaaagacatGCAGTATGAACTGAAAATGGTATATAATGTAAAGTATTAATTAAGTACCTTTATTGATGTTCTGTACAGATGTTCAtatatacaaacaaatatacaaaagaaaaaaaagaaattctctGAAAATGGTGAAAGTAACCCTAAACATACAGTTAACccttcattattttatgtgaaCTTCATTACTTTattctatctatttattttttaagcttactttttattttctgttcatGTTCTTTTTcaaaaatcaatacaagtaatgttttaaaatgctaaataaaaaTAGGTAACAAATCAACTTATGGAAATGTTGCAGGGGTGTATCACAAAAAGTcgatttttgtttgttgttattttatttacatttctttattgtaGAAATCATCAAttacaatgtgtgacaatatgACGAAACAGAAAATATTAGGTATTACGGATACCAAAACAGGCATGTAATGACATTCACTATTGTATTGTATGGTATTTGTGCTGTAGGCGAAATTCAGATTCGGaccccccagaaccctaaccctagccccgtaAACCACAACAAATATCAGACATCACAAAAGGTTTAAAGACGAAAATCaagatttatatttatatttataataatataaattaataattggtccctgatattgttgacTTAAAAgcgtttagtcagtttcactacaatttacacttttatcaACAAAAAAGTGTGGCCGGGCAGATTAAAAATTGTAATGGAGTTACAGGGGTTAAAAgggtatttctttctttctatatttatttatttgcccacctgcatttgtttttaaagtggcagtaggcagtatatttttggcatcattgggcaaaaattccataataacctttcagcatattgtaattcaagtgttttgagggaaaactagacttctgcacctcctcatggctctgttttcaggctttagaaaatctagcccgtgacgggagactttgaccaatcactggTCATTtaattgagagagcgttcctattggctgtgctccggtcatgtgatcagaacttggcgttccttcaccagatttcacgaTGGTGGCAGcgttaatctataataatacatcatgtattcgttgattatattttgtattaataatgtgAATCTGTaaaattattaaatcaatgtagtggagtaaaaagtacaatatttccctctgagatgtagtggagtatcagaacatggaaatactcaagtaaagtacaagtacctcaaaattgtatttaagtactgtacttgagtaaatgtacttagttactttccaccattgAGTACAAGTTatactgatgtgtttttctaagcattctttattgctcctgttggaataaaataattgtttattattttgataattaataactataataattatttaactgaaaagtagtaatgtgtttttgataccttcacttttttgcattaaatcataccgggatgtttgctgaaattgattggatgtgttACAGCCCTACCTAGAACAAATTTCCTCCAGCCACCACTGTATACGTATAATAATTATAAGAAAttctaatataaaaataataaaataaaaaagagagaaaaaaatacaataataaaattatattattaataacttaataaTCATGTAGCAAATTAAATACATGAACACATTTCTTATTGTTTTTCAATTttgcagttatttatttatttttaatcttcTCCAGTAGCGTCCTTCCGGTCTTCAGGGGCGTGTCCGCGGCCCCGCCCAGTTTGCGCGTTCACGGAAATTTCCGTTTTTCCTTCTTGAAGAGTGAAGCGGGtgcacgtctgtgtgtgtgtgtgtgtgtgtgtgcagagcttTGCCTTGTCATTGTATCCAGAGAGGGAGAAACGCGTGGTCAGCTCAGCAGCACCAccgacagacacacagacagacagacagacagctccaCACTGCAGCAGCCTGAACTGGTAAGCTTGCTGGCATTTATACCAAACAATAGCCTCTTCACATCAACACAGCATGCTACATCTCACCCGTATTATCTtatttacacacaaacaaacctacAATAAGTCGCTCTAATAACATGCAGTGCTTTATGTGTAGCTTGTTTAGACGTGGCGCTAGATGTAGATGTACCAAATTAACTGGCTGCAGAGCtaaattgtttttgtctgtcgTGCTAACAACGTGAGGCTGCTCACCACTCCCAGCCTGGCCACATTGTGCCTTTAACAACGTGAAAATGTGCAAggactgttgtttttctctgctttaaACAACAGCTGAGCTCATTTGACGCTGTTTTAGACgcttattttaaaaataatgtgtAATATAATTAGTCTAAACTTGATTTTTAACAAAAAgataacctctctctctctctcactgcgcCATTTACTGCTACTGTAaagcaaggcagctttatttgaagagcacatttcagcaacaagacaattcaaagtgctttaaatAAACATTCAAGACAAAAGTGCAGAAGAATataaagacataattaaaacagttataaaaacattaaagattagaaaataaaaacaagctaaaaatagaaGCTagaatagagtataacacacaagagtaaaagctctagtgtagtataagatcattataaGATCACTACCTCgactgagagaaagaaagtaCTAAAATGTCCCAGTTTGCACATCTGTTCAGTTTCgtttattgtgtttattccCTTGCTGTAAAAATACTGCGTCTAAtgtttgtctttgtggttgACAGCTTCCCCTTCTGTCTCATGACACGATGTAGGTTTCACTATCATGTGTTTAAATCCAACCTTTAGCAACAAATCTGGCATTTAAATTTGAAACAAAAGCCTGCTGCCACACAGCCTGGTGGAGGTCGCAATACTACAGGATGAAGTAATCAGCCTCCTGTTTATTTAACTACCCTTTGTCTGTTGTGCTGGCATGGTTTTGGCAAAGTTAATTTAGCTAATGCAAGATTTGAATATGTCAGTAATGCTTGCGTGTCTGTAGCACTTGGTCTTTGTGTTCTTAGCAAAATTCAAATTAAGATGAGCTGTAAGTGCCAAAATTACATGTTGCCACCACCCCTACTGTATGCACAAGAGTACAACACCCCTACTGAACACAGATGGACATCAGAGCTTTAAGGTTGTTGCACAGTCATTGGATTGGATTGCATCAGATGTCCCTACACATCCACaatttgttatatatatatatatatatatatatatatatatatatatatatatataaaaagatcCACCCCTTACtaatacattcatttattttgagtaACTTCCTGTTTTGAGACACAACGACCACAATGAGTCCTTATAAAACGATTAGATTTTAGCCTCTAAAAGAGCACACGTGACTATGAATGTTTTAAATAGTGCTGGTTAAAGAACCTACTTCATCAAAATtaaatattagggatgcaccgatatcggTAGATAAAATTCTGACTTGCttgcttttttattaacagcatttacttttactttcaatacttcAAGTActtttaatatcagaaaattacatttgatacttaagtaaacaaaacactgagacttttactcaagtagtattctaataggtgactttaacttctactaaagtcattttcttagttagatatctgtacttttactctcaagtgtggctttcaggtacttcatccaccactTAGGTTAGCACAGGGCAAAAGTTGCTGAAGCTCgtatgtttttaatagttttcgCGATTTCAGTCGTCGGTGGTCTAAATCGACaatttctctttcttttattttccgCATTAAAGGTACATGGTGGTGTGTAAAGTCAGACTTTAAGCCAAACATGGACGGTGACAAGAGTGGTGAGGTTTTGGATGCGTCAGAGACTCCACAGCAAGAGGAgactgaaatggaaaaagaGGTTTCGTCAAAATTGGAGACACCAGAGGAATTCACAGAGCCTGAGAAGCCACCAGCTGCTGCCGAAGAGCCCGAGCAGCTGGCAGTGAACGGTCATGACATAGAAGTCATAAACGTGAAAGAAACAGAAGAGTCGATTGTGACCGAAAATGTTACGCTGTCTgaggaaaaaacagaaatggaGATTGAGGACAGAGAGAAATCTGAAATGGAGCCCGAGGCTGGTGCGGTGGCACCACCAGAACCAGATGAGTCATCTGAAAAGATCTCTGACCCAGTTGCAGCTTTAGACACAGCACCAGAAAACACCCAGCCGGAGCCAGAGAATGACCCAGAACCTTTGCCTGTGCAAACATTACTGCCCGAGAGTGCCCCTGAACCGGAGCCAGAGAAATTGGCAGAATCACTTCCACAGGCTGAACTAGAAGAGCA from Sebastes fasciatus isolate fSebFas1 chromosome 13, fSebFas1.pri, whole genome shotgun sequence encodes the following:
- the odad4 gene encoding outer dynein arm-docking complex subunit 4 codes for the protein MTDTDLYQDGQKPKGVFSTLVADGDWLYVKGEYKKATDSYTTALTVKPDDKTCFVGRSKCYLRIGQAESALQDAEASLKEDKSFFEGLYQKAEALYYIGEFEFALVFYHRGQKLRPQIQEFRLGIQKAQEAIEKSIGSPSSVKLKIKGDLSFLQKDEESAQPIAAIQNLATEEKQQSQKTPKSEKTTKQLLGEFYSDKKYLENLLKDEDLVKGKMKGGERLQDVIQGCLKYLDGCTEFWNQEKPISPREKERKRSKPRHCAPSEPAQFLLKSLDDIDAELASGNSEGSLKKAKKVMRMVQVWSDKEMPDKKEVLGSLHSCIGNALIELGDMDQALEHHQKDLELAKQCKFPDAMSRALDNIGRVYAQVGQFKQAIEFWEKKIPLVRSGLEKTWLFHEIGRCYLELSHHEEARDYGVRSVAAANEIADEKWQINANVLVAQSELKLGHFEFCVSHFERALTKAKLQEDDSAMNVIQKALDEAKLHLPQ